One genomic segment of Mytilus galloprovincialis chromosome 5, xbMytGall1.hap1.1, whole genome shotgun sequence includes these proteins:
- the LOC143076995 gene encoding uncharacterized protein LOC143076995, producing the protein MKKRSRSIAKCIGLIAYVFVETIRCTTMTRTDPNVCPRLVNSTGNQVKLVFDCCPDFSYQNGKCQACPAGTFGRNCLQPCNFNHHGVQCKQMCNCIDNKKCDPIHGCICATGFTGSKCSDACPSGTYGLNCKEECFCAHDAECDPVTGDCLCTAGWYGNHCTKECPMGTFGINCSGICNCPDGDTCDTVTGNCNSPKECHLGYYDYNLDYNCSKTCICNNEALCNKISGTCECKDNTSCINIRKITCPNNTTANSINRYHNYDFEVRS; encoded by the exons ATGAAGAAACGTTCCAGATCTATTGCTAAGTGCATAGGGCTTATTGCTTATGTCTTTGTTGAGACGATTAGGTGTACAACAATGACGAGAACAGATCCAAATGTGTGTCCAAGATTAGTAAA CTCTACTGGAAACCAAGTAAAGCTCGTATTTGACTGTTGTCCTGATTTCTCTTACCAGAATGGAAAATGTCAag CATGTCCAGCAGGAACATTTGGTAGGAATTGCTTGCAGCCATGCAATTTTAATCATCATGGGGTTCAGTGCAAACAGATGTGTAACTGTATAGATAATAAGAAATGTGACCCAATTCATGGCTGTATTTGTGCTACAGGGTTTACTGGATCTAAATGCTCAGATG CGTGTCCATCCGGAACATACGGTCTAAACTGTAAAGAGGAATGTTTCTGCGCACACGATGCTGAGTGTGATCCTGTAACTGGAGACTGCTTATGTACTGCTGGATGGTATGGGAATCACTGCACAAAGG AATGTCCCATGGGAACATTTGGAATCAATTGCAGTGGAATTTGTAACTGCCCAGATGGTGATACGTGTGACACTGTAACGGGAAATTGCAATTCACCTAAAG AATGCCACCTTGGGTATTATGACTACAATTTGGATTATAATTGCTCAAAAACTTGTATATGCAACAATGAAGCATTATGCAACAAGATATCCGGCACATGTGAATGTAAAGACAACACTTCATgcattaacattagaaaaataACATGCCCAAACAACACTACAGCAAATTCTATTAACAGGTATCATAATTATGATTTTGAAGTTCGATCTTAA